A single Bacillus sp. OxB-1 DNA region contains:
- a CDS encoding DUF4179 domain-containing protein translates to MTDNIPAFKKEIDEIPVPMDKLDAIIATTVAEHAPKRKNSFRKKMVYSAGAAAVAFGLLIGSASVSPAMANIVSQIPLIGSIFSESGDAGLVQVSDLGMTQIVGASETVKGDTLTINEVFYDETRLTVSYSLETKEPMDESYFTNGFPDIYVNGRSPSSYGGSLEEKDITPTYRTGLFSIDAMTDLPDEFTLGLKFESEEGQRWKFKIPVKAQSNVDVLAIDETQQAGDVSLSVTELKSSPAGLLIHFDAEADEDFFLMSNIEFKVIDDMGHELGIHSGGSQGTVKDGREFFSGNRLFDPIGDDVKKLTITPVVEHASEGGGVSIEGDGTETQFELEPYSGEPIEFESFTVELP, encoded by the coding sequence ATGACAGACAACATTCCAGCATTTAAAAAGGAGATTGACGAAATCCCGGTGCCCATGGATAAACTGGATGCGATCATCGCAACGACGGTTGCAGAACATGCGCCGAAACGGAAGAACTCATTTCGGAAAAAGATGGTGTATTCAGCCGGCGCAGCCGCAGTTGCGTTTGGGTTGCTGATCGGATCGGCCTCTGTTTCACCGGCCATGGCCAACATCGTATCGCAGATTCCACTGATCGGATCCATTTTCAGTGAGTCGGGGGACGCCGGCTTGGTGCAGGTGAGTGATCTCGGCATGACCCAGATTGTCGGTGCTTCCGAGACAGTGAAAGGCGATACACTTACGATCAATGAAGTCTTTTACGATGAAACGCGGTTGACCGTCAGTTATTCATTGGAAACAAAAGAACCGATGGACGAGTCTTATTTTACAAATGGGTTTCCTGATATATACGTAAATGGCAGGAGCCCGAGCAGTTATGGCGGCAGTTTGGAAGAAAAGGACATCACACCGACCTATCGGACCGGCCTGTTCAGCATCGATGCCATGACAGATTTGCCCGATGAATTCACCTTAGGACTGAAGTTCGAAAGCGAGGAAGGACAACGATGGAAGTTCAAAATTCCGGTCAAGGCCCAATCGAATGTGGATGTGTTGGCTATTGACGAAACACAGCAAGCCGGCGACGTCAGTTTGTCCGTCACCGAATTGAAAAGCAGTCCGGCGGGCTTGCTCATCCATTTCGATGCGGAAGCGGACGAAGACTTCTTCCTGATGAGCAACATTGAATTCAAGGTCATCGACGATATGGGTCATGAACTCGGCATCCACTCCGGCGGAAGCCAAGGCACAGTAAAAGACGGAAGGGAATTCTTTTCCGGGAATCGGCTATTTGATCCGATCGGAGATGACGTGAAGAAGTTGACGATTACGCCAGTGGTCGAACATGCGTCTGAAGGGGGCGGAGTCTCTATCGAAGGGGACGGCACCGAGACGCAATTTGAGCTCGAACCGTATTCAGGGGAACCGATTGAATTTGAGAGCTTTACTGTGGAATTGCCATAA
- a CDS encoding diphthine--ammonia ligase — translation MENKTFVASWSGGKDSAMAYYRAVQSGARPVRLWTMFEIGEEISKSHALPIELVEAQAESLGVPLMTRGADWNGYEEQFLDAMRECKEAGIDIGVFGDIDLEDHLEWVRHSCAKVGLEAVHPLWKESRRKILEEFIEAGFEAYLVVVNTKMMPPRFVGRRFTVELMDELEALGIDSCGESGEFHTVVVDGPIFSKRVPIEFSSPYERDHYVFVKAGLQEEVR, via the coding sequence ATGGAAAATAAAACATTTGTCGCTTCCTGGAGCGGAGGCAAAGACTCTGCCATGGCTTATTATCGGGCTGTGCAATCCGGAGCACGCCCGGTGAGGTTATGGACGATGTTCGAAATAGGCGAGGAGATTTCAAAATCCCACGCTCTCCCGATTGAATTAGTGGAAGCCCAAGCCGAAAGCCTTGGCGTCCCTTTGATGACCCGTGGAGCGGATTGGAATGGGTATGAGGAACAGTTTTTGGACGCGATGCGGGAATGCAAAGAAGCAGGGATCGATATCGGTGTTTTTGGCGATATCGATCTGGAGGACCATCTGGAATGGGTCCGTCATTCATGTGCCAAAGTGGGATTGGAGGCGGTGCATCCTCTTTGGAAGGAGTCTCGTCGAAAAATTTTGGAAGAGTTCATCGAGGCGGGATTTGAAGCATATCTTGTTGTGGTCAATACGAAGATGATGCCGCCCCGTTTCGTCGGCCGCCGGTTCACAGTCGAGTTGATGGATGAACTCGAAGCGCTCGGCATCGATTCGTGCGGGGAATCCGGTGAATTCCATACCGTCGTCGTCGACGGTCCGATATTTAGCAAACGGGTGCCGATCGAGTTTTCCAGCCCGTATGAGCGGGACCACTATGTTTTTGTCAAAGCCGGTTTGCAGGAGGAGGTCCGTTGA
- a CDS encoding GNAT family N-acetyltransferase — MIRFVQFDETYIPQMAELLAARHALERKRFPFLSDRFESPIAAAELLIEETARPYAAGVVALRYDEVIGYMLYEFKQDAVRGRYVSIGYPSLAVKNGEHPRLVRLLYAEAGAEWVRNGYFEHVLYVPVGNDAIILEWLEQSFRFDQRFAVLPLEDYEPKGDGTTTVEFRKVEDDPSILQKMAHWNSLHQATAPAWKPITKENLEEERKNYEELAGSRGIQLWIAEQNDIPAAFHVYKPQEANTMVASENAAYLVSASTNMELRGKGIGKAIADHCFQEIKILGYEHILVDWHTPNHLASYFWPKLGFQSYMIRMVRTVDSRIAWAHGSQ; from the coding sequence ATGATCCGGTTTGTTCAATTTGATGAAACGTACATACCACAAATGGCGGAATTGCTGGCGGCGCGGCATGCTTTGGAACGTAAACGCTTTCCGTTTCTGTCCGACCGCTTTGAAAGCCCCATCGCCGCAGCCGAGCTATTGATCGAAGAAACGGCCCGGCCGTATGCTGCGGGAGTGGTGGCGCTCCGATACGATGAAGTGATCGGGTATATGCTGTATGAATTCAAGCAGGACGCGGTAAGGGGAAGGTATGTGTCGATCGGTTATCCGTCACTTGCTGTCAAGAACGGGGAGCATCCGCGGCTCGTCCGTCTCCTGTACGCAGAAGCGGGGGCGGAATGGGTACGCAATGGTTATTTCGAGCATGTCCTTTACGTGCCGGTCGGAAATGACGCCATCATCTTGGAATGGCTGGAGCAGTCATTCCGCTTCGACCAGAGGTTTGCTGTACTGCCGTTGGAGGATTATGAACCAAAAGGGGATGGAACCACAACGGTGGAGTTCCGGAAAGTCGAGGACGATCCGTCTATCCTGCAAAAGATGGCCCACTGGAATAGTTTGCATCAGGCAACAGCCCCGGCCTGGAAGCCGATTACAAAAGAGAACCTGGAAGAAGAGCGGAAAAACTATGAAGAGCTGGCTGGGAGCCGGGGAATCCAACTCTGGATTGCAGAGCAAAATGACATTCCCGCAGCCTTCCATGTCTACAAGCCGCAAGAAGCGAATACGATGGTCGCTTCAGAAAATGCCGCATACCTCGTCTCCGCTTCCACGAATATGGAACTGCGCGGCAAGGGGATCGGGAAAGCCATTGCAGACCATTGCTTCCAGGAAATAAAGATTCTCGGCTATGAACATATTCTAGTGGATTGGCATACGCCAAATCACCTGGCCTCCTATTTTTGGCCAAAATTAGGTTTCCAATCGTACATGATCCGGATGGTACGAACCGTGGATTCCCGGATCGCCTGGGCGCATGGGAGCCAATGA
- a CDS encoding RNA polymerase sigma factor, whose amino-acid sequence MTRNTNFELVEQFILENKESHYRLAYGYVRNKENALDIVQEAILKALQSFDRLEEIRYLKTWFYRILVNTAIDFIRKNKWITVMEDDVLGIHLPTTEMEWADLDLQQAVNELPPVYKTTILLRFFEDLKIEEIADITGDNVNTVKTRLYAALRKLRLTVGEEFNV is encoded by the coding sequence ATGACTAGGAATACAAATTTCGAGCTCGTCGAGCAGTTTATTCTAGAAAATAAAGAGTCCCATTACCGGCTCGCCTACGGCTACGTCCGCAACAAAGAAAATGCACTCGATATCGTGCAAGAGGCTATTTTAAAAGCGCTGCAATCCTTCGATCGTCTAGAAGAAATCCGATATTTGAAAACGTGGTTTTACCGGATTCTCGTCAACACCGCCATTGATTTTATTCGAAAAAATAAATGGATTACGGTGATGGAGGACGATGTGTTAGGCATTCATCTGCCGACGACGGAAATGGAATGGGCCGATTTGGATTTGCAGCAAGCGGTCAATGAATTGCCGCCCGTTTATAAAACCACTATCCTTTTGCGTTTTTTTGAGGATTTGAAAATCGAAGAAATCGCAGACATTACAGGGGACAATGTCAATACAGTGAAAACAAGGCTCTACGCAGCATTAAGGAAACTGCGCTTGACAGTCGGAGAGGAGTTCAACGTATGA
- a CDS encoding DUF3298 and DUF4163 domain-containing protein yields MKKLKSLKQDYENIEIPTELEKVVQSAIRQAKQKRQPEKRRRAPQWAIGAAAAAVLFVGSINVSPAFAQTIANVPFLGSIVEVITVQQIKVDQGTYQADLNTPALEGLNNPELQTALNEKYIAENKALYEQFEKDVADMEQWAGGGHLGVNSGYEVLTETDQLLSIARYEVNIVGSSSTVMKYDTVDKENGLLITLPSLFKDESYVPIISAYILNEMKEQMAKDDEKAYFLPDDEFTEGFEQIRPDQSFYITAQNKLVISFDKYEVAPGSMGVVTFEIPTDVIKDVLVSDLYIK; encoded by the coding sequence ATGAAAAAGCTAAAATCATTAAAACAAGACTATGAAAACATCGAAATCCCTACAGAACTGGAGAAGGTTGTCCAATCGGCCATTCGGCAAGCAAAACAGAAGCGGCAGCCTGAAAAAAGGAGACGTGCTCCGCAGTGGGCAATCGGTGCCGCCGCGGCCGCCGTCCTTTTCGTCGGCAGCATCAACGTCAGCCCGGCCTTTGCCCAAACGATAGCCAATGTGCCGTTCCTCGGGTCAATTGTGGAAGTAATCACCGTGCAGCAAATTAAAGTGGACCAAGGAACCTACCAAGCGGATCTGAACACCCCGGCACTGGAAGGCTTGAACAATCCCGAGCTGCAAACCGCACTGAACGAGAAATATATAGCGGAGAACAAAGCGCTCTACGAACAATTCGAGAAAGACGTTGCCGACATGGAACAGTGGGCAGGCGGCGGACATCTCGGTGTGAACTCGGGATATGAAGTGCTGACAGAAACCGACCAGCTGTTATCGATCGCCCGTTACGAAGTGAATATCGTCGGTTCCTCGTCCACCGTCATGAAATATGATACAGTCGATAAGGAGAATGGACTGTTGATTACATTGCCGAGTCTCTTCAAAGATGAAAGTTATGTGCCAATCATCAGCGCCTATATTCTGAATGAAATGAAAGAACAAATGGCCAAAGATGACGAGAAAGCATATTTTCTGCCAGATGACGAATTTACAGAAGGGTTCGAACAAATCCGCCCCGACCAGTCATTCTATATCACCGCACAAAACAAGCTGGTCATCTCGTTCGATAAATATGAAGTCGCCCCGGGTTCTATGGGCGTTGTGACATTCGAGATTCCGACAGACGTCATTAAAGATGTCCTGGTGAGCGATTTATATATAAAATAA
- a CDS encoding PCYCGC motif-containing (lipo)protein, protein MKKSAILVLFSFMLLLGACGSESGTSGESHELVHGEQHHLPNGDLQEVTASADDLPAFLSDKPEDMRLVYRLAGKSADILEWMPCYCGCGESAGHGSNLNCFVDEIREDGSVVWDDHGTRCLVCLEIAVKSVQLNQEGKSLKEIREFIDDMYKEGYAPPTKTPMPA, encoded by the coding sequence TTGAAGAAATCGGCAATCCTAGTATTGTTTTCATTCATGCTCCTGTTGGGGGCTTGCGGCTCCGAATCGGGAACAAGCGGGGAATCCCATGAATTGGTGCATGGCGAACAGCATCACTTGCCAAATGGCGATTTGCAGGAAGTGACCGCATCAGCGGATGATTTACCGGCATTTTTGAGTGACAAGCCGGAAGATATGCGGCTTGTCTACCGGTTGGCCGGGAAATCGGCGGATATTCTGGAATGGATGCCCTGCTATTGCGGGTGTGGCGAAAGTGCGGGACATGGCAGCAATTTGAATTGTTTTGTCGATGAAATCCGGGAAGATGGTTCCGTCGTGTGGGATGACCATGGTACACGATGCCTCGTCTGTCTGGAAATCGCGGTGAAATCCGTGCAACTCAACCAGGAAGGCAAATCATTGAAAGAGATCCGTGAATTCATTGACGATATGTATAAGGAAGGCTATGCACCACCTACCAAAACGCCGATGCCGGCATGA
- the fumC gene encoding class II fumarate hydratase has protein sequence MDYRIEHDTFGEIKVPTDKLWGAQTQRSKQNFKIGGERMPIGVVRAFAHLKKAAAIASHAHGNLSEAKMKAISAAADEVLEGRWDDHFPLVVWQTGSGTQSNMNMNEVLANRGNQLLEEWGETERLHPNDDVNKSQSSNDTFPTALHVAGVTAVEQQLLPALDKLKATLAEKSEAFMDIIKIGRTHLQDATPLTLGQEISGWHRMLEKTESMIRTSVESMKELAIGGTAVGTGLNAPKGFGDQVAEEISKSVGIAFTSAENKFHALTSYDEVVYTHGALKALAADLMKIANDVRWLASGPRSGIGEITIPENEPGSSIMPGKVNPTQSEALTMVVSQVMGNDATIGFAASQGNFELNVFKPVIIYNFLQTVTLLSDAMISFNDNCAVGIEPNREEIDNKVKNSLMLVTALNPYIGYENAAKIAKKAHAEGTTLKEAALATGLLTEEQFDEYVVPSKMIGK, from the coding sequence ATGGACTATCGTATTGAACATGACACATTCGGTGAAATCAAGGTTCCCACGGATAAACTGTGGGGAGCCCAGACGCAGAGGAGCAAGCAAAACTTTAAAATCGGCGGGGAACGGATGCCGATCGGTGTCGTGCGTGCATTTGCCCACTTGAAAAAGGCTGCAGCCATCGCGAGCCATGCGCACGGAAATCTATCCGAAGCGAAGATGAAGGCTATTTCCGCGGCGGCGGATGAAGTACTGGAAGGAAGATGGGACGATCATTTTCCGTTAGTCGTCTGGCAAACCGGCAGCGGGACCCAATCCAATATGAACATGAACGAAGTCCTTGCCAATCGCGGCAATCAATTACTCGAGGAGTGGGGCGAAACGGAGCGTCTTCATCCAAACGATGACGTCAATAAATCGCAAAGCTCGAATGACACGTTCCCGACGGCGCTGCATGTGGCGGGCGTGACGGCGGTCGAGCAGCAACTATTGCCGGCACTCGATAAATTGAAAGCGACACTCGCGGAAAAATCCGAAGCTTTCATGGATATTATCAAGATTGGTCGTACGCATTTGCAAGATGCGACGCCTTTGACATTGGGCCAAGAGATCAGTGGCTGGCATCGCATGCTTGAGAAGACAGAGTCGATGATCCGGACCAGTGTCGAATCGATGAAAGAGCTGGCCATAGGCGGAACAGCGGTCGGCACCGGCTTGAATGCGCCGAAAGGTTTCGGCGATCAAGTCGCAGAGGAAATCTCGAAGTCGGTTGGCATCGCCTTTACATCAGCGGAGAATAAATTCCATGCGCTTACCAGCTACGATGAAGTCGTCTATACGCATGGCGCATTGAAAGCATTGGCGGCGGATCTGATGAAAATCGCCAACGACGTCCGCTGGCTGGCTAGCGGTCCTCGTTCTGGCATCGGGGAAATTACGATTCCGGAAAATGAACCCGGCAGTTCCATCATGCCTGGTAAAGTGAACCCGACTCAGAGTGAGGCATTGACGATGGTCGTCTCTCAAGTAATGGGGAATGACGCGACAATCGGATTTGCAGCGAGCCAAGGGAATTTTGAATTGAACGTCTTTAAGCCAGTTATCATTTACAACTTCCTTCAGACAGTCACTTTGTTGAGCGACGCGATGATCAGCTTCAATGACAATTGTGCGGTCGGTATCGAACCGAACCGTGAGGAAATCGACAATAAAGTGAAAAACTCCCTCATGCTTGTAACGGCATTGAACCCGTACATCGGATATGAAAACGCCGCGAAGATTGCTAAGAAGGCGCATGCAGAAGGGACGACTTTGAAAGAAGCAGCGCTTGCGACCGGTTTATTGACGGAAGAGCAGTTTGACGAATATGTCGTTCCGTCGAAAATGATCGGGAAGTAA
- a CDS encoding multidrug effflux MFS transporter yields the protein METDLEGSRSLAKGWIVILLGSLTAFGPLSMDMYLPALPTVAKDLTATTSLVQLSLTACLLGLAAGQLIFGPLSDIRGRRKPLISALITYAIVSVLSAFSPNIIVFIVLRFIQGLTGAAGIVIARAAARDLYSGKDLTKFMALLALVMGAAPIVAPIAGGAVLQFSSWPTIFIILGLYGLLMFFSVLSFLPETLPEEKRSEGSILAVFKTFKNLLSNRTFMGIALTQSLVMSSMFAYIAGSPFVLQNIYQITPQQFSLLFALNGLGIIIASQTVGRLSSTVKEGKLLLAGLCISLTGSVLLLLGVILGLPLPIIVAALFLVVSSVGMVSATAFSLAMESQGKVAGSASAFLGLLPFIGGAIVSPLVGIAGDATALPMGIVIIVCSFSALIVYVTLGRSRS from the coding sequence ATGGAAACGGATCTGGAAGGTTCCCGATCGCTGGCAAAAGGCTGGATTGTCATCCTGCTCGGTTCATTGACGGCATTCGGTCCGCTGTCGATGGATATGTATTTGCCGGCCTTGCCGACGGTGGCCAAGGATTTGACAGCGACCACTTCGCTCGTTCAGCTCAGTTTGACGGCCTGCTTGCTGGGCCTTGCAGCCGGGCAGCTGATCTTCGGACCGCTCAGTGATATCCGAGGAAGGCGGAAACCGCTCATTTCGGCGCTTATTACTTATGCCATCGTATCTGTGCTCTCCGCCTTCAGTCCGAACATTATCGTCTTCATCGTATTGCGTTTCATCCAAGGACTGACAGGGGCGGCGGGAATCGTCATTGCTAGGGCGGCTGCTCGTGATTTGTATTCCGGGAAAGATTTGACTAAATTCATGGCGCTTTTGGCGCTTGTCATGGGGGCGGCCCCGATTGTGGCCCCGATCGCCGGGGGAGCTGTATTGCAATTTTCTTCGTGGCCGACCATATTTATCATTTTAGGCTTGTACGGCTTGCTCATGTTCTTTTCCGTCCTGTCCTTTCTGCCGGAAACCTTGCCGGAGGAAAAACGTTCGGAAGGCAGTATCCTCGCCGTTTTCAAAACGTTTAAAAATTTGCTCAGCAATCGGACGTTCATGGGCATTGCATTGACCCAGTCTCTCGTCATGTCGAGCATGTTCGCTTATATCGCAGGCTCGCCCTTCGTATTGCAGAACATCTATCAAATTACGCCGCAGCAGTTTTCATTGCTATTCGCGCTGAATGGTCTTGGTATCATAATCGCATCCCAGACAGTGGGGCGGCTGTCGAGCACCGTGAAGGAGGGCAAATTGCTCCTTGCGGGATTATGCATCTCCCTAACCGGCAGCGTCCTGCTCCTGCTTGGCGTCATTCTTGGCCTGCCATTGCCTATTATTGTAGCCGCATTATTCCTGGTGGTGTCCAGTGTCGGAATGGTATCAGCAACCGCATTCTCACTTGCCATGGAGAGTCAAGGGAAAGTCGCAGGGAGTGCCTCTGCGTTTCTTGGGCTGCTTCCCTTTATCGGGGGAGCCATTGTTTCCCCGCTTGTCGGGATTGCCGGTGACGCGACTGCACTGCCTATGGGAATTGTCATCATCGTTTGCAGTTTCTCAGCGCTGATCGTTTATGTAACATTGGGAAGAAGCCGAAGCTAG
- a CDS encoding flotillin family protein, whose amino-acid sequence MGIWIAIGVVAFVLLAIILVYISKYRTVGPDEALIVTGSYLGSKNVHTDDSGNRVKIIRGGGTFVFPVFQQSEPLSLLSSKLEVTTPEVYTEQGVPVMADGTAIIKIGGSIAEIATAAEQFLGKSKEDRENEAKEVLEGHLRSILGSMTVEEIYKNRDKFSQEVQRVASQDLAKMGLIIVSFTIKDVRDKNGYLDSLGKPRIAQVRRDADIATAEAEKETRIKNAEASKEAQKAELERATEIAEAEKENQLKVAEFRLEQDVARARADQAYELQTARSKQEVMEQEMQIQIIERQKQIELEEKEILRRERQYDSEVKKKADADRYAVEQTAAAEKSRQLAEADAEKYRIEARAKADAEKVRLDGLAKAESQRAQGESEADIIRLKGLAEAEAKRKIAEAFEQYGQAAVLDMIVRMMPEYAKQIASPLSNIDKITVVDTGGGEGGGANKVTSYATNLMSSLQETLKASSGIDVKEMLENYAGKNNLRPSIDQLAQEVRVKNEEPAEKELPVAEEV is encoded by the coding sequence ATGGGCATTTGGATTGCAATCGGAGTTGTCGCCTTTGTTCTATTGGCGATTATCCTCGTCTACATTTCGAAATATCGCACGGTCGGGCCCGATGAGGCGTTGATTGTGACGGGGAGTTATTTAGGGTCGAAAAACGTGCATACGGATGACTCGGGCAATCGGGTCAAAATCATCCGGGGCGGCGGGACTTTCGTGTTCCCGGTATTCCAACAGTCAGAGCCGCTCAGTCTGTTGTCCAGTAAATTGGAAGTGACCACTCCGGAAGTATACACAGAGCAAGGTGTGCCGGTGATGGCGGACGGAACGGCGATCATTAAGATCGGCGGTTCGATAGCTGAAATCGCCACAGCAGCCGAGCAGTTTTTAGGAAAATCAAAAGAAGATCGCGAAAACGAAGCGAAAGAAGTGCTGGAAGGCCATCTCCGCTCGATCCTCGGTTCGATGACGGTGGAAGAGATCTATAAGAACCGGGATAAATTCTCCCAAGAGGTGCAGCGTGTCGCTTCCCAAGACCTTGCGAAGATGGGGCTTATCATCGTATCTTTCACTATTAAAGACGTCCGGGACAAAAACGGCTATCTCGACTCGCTCGGAAAGCCACGCATTGCACAAGTAAGGCGGGACGCCGACATCGCGACCGCAGAGGCGGAAAAAGAGACGCGCATCAAGAATGCCGAGGCTTCCAAAGAAGCGCAGAAAGCGGAATTGGAACGGGCTACGGAAATCGCGGAAGCGGAAAAGGAAAACCAGCTGAAAGTGGCGGAATTCCGTTTGGAGCAAGACGTCGCAAGGGCTCGAGCGGACCAGGCATATGAATTGCAGACGGCCCGCTCCAAACAGGAAGTTATGGAACAGGAAATGCAGATTCAAATTATCGAGCGGCAAAAGCAGATTGAATTGGAAGAGAAGGAGATCCTGCGCCGGGAAAGACAGTATGATTCCGAAGTGAAGAAAAAAGCGGATGCGGACCGCTATGCCGTCGAGCAGACGGCAGCAGCCGAAAAGTCGCGGCAACTCGCAGAAGCGGATGCGGAGAAATACCGGATTGAGGCACGGGCGAAAGCGGACGCGGAAAAGGTTCGGCTCGACGGTCTGGCGAAGGCCGAATCCCAGCGAGCACAAGGGGAGTCGGAAGCCGATATCATCCGCCTGAAAGGTCTCGCAGAAGCCGAGGCAAAACGGAAAATTGCGGAAGCGTTCGAGCAGTACGGTCAAGCGGCTGTCCTTGATATGATCGTCCGGATGATGCCGGAATACGCGAAACAGATCGCAAGTCCGCTCTCGAATATCGATAAGATCACAGTTGTCGACACAGGTGGGGGTGAAGGCGGCGGCGCCAATAAAGTGACATCGTACGCCACGAACTTGATGTCTTCCCTGCAAGAGACGTTGAAGGCGTCTTCGGGAATCGACGTCAAGGAAATGCTCGAAAACTACGCCGGTAAGAACAACTTGCGTCCGAGCATCGACCAGCTGGCTCAGGAAGTCCGGGTTAAGAACGAGGAACCTGCGGAAAAGGAATTGCCGGTTGCTGAAGAAGTATAA
- a CDS encoding NfeD family protein, with the protein MEIFGMSLVQFYLVVLIISGLATVLYVLFSDLAEGIGEGTPLLDPAVLLPFITFVSASGYVLELTTSWHSGLVIGIALIIAVVLDFLLYFFVLLPLRSAEVSLAYTDESLVGQVGKVIVPVPKDGYGEIVIESVNGIISKRAAGYENEPIEYDKEVLIMEVRDGTFIVKEYEPFRFK; encoded by the coding sequence TTGGAGATTTTCGGCATGTCGCTTGTGCAATTTTATCTTGTCGTGCTCATTATATCCGGTCTGGCCACAGTGCTTTATGTGCTATTCAGCGATTTGGCGGAAGGAATCGGAGAGGGGACGCCTCTATTGGATCCCGCCGTCCTATTGCCGTTCATCACCTTTGTTTCCGCATCCGGCTATGTGTTGGAGCTGACCACCTCCTGGCATAGCGGCCTCGTCATTGGCATTGCTTTGATTATTGCGGTCGTACTTGATTTTTTACTCTATTTCTTTGTACTGCTCCCACTAAGGTCTGCCGAAGTGTCGCTTGCCTATACGGATGAATCGCTCGTCGGGCAAGTCGGGAAAGTCATTGTACCGGTTCCAAAGGATGGTTATGGTGAAATTGTCATTGAATCGGTGAATGGAATCATTTCCAAACGGGCTGCGGGGTACGAAAACGAACCGATTGAGTACGATAAGGAAGTGTTGATCATGGAAGTGCGGGATGGCACCTTCATTGTGAAAGAGTATGAGCCTTTCCGGTTCAAATAA
- a CDS encoding DUF47 domain-containing protein: MFSPRKPDPFFTALLTIAQHVRDAVHYAHDFKVHSVADLKEVTVKLKEYETEGDDLIHDLIAKLNKSFMTPIEREDILQLSIKMDDILDGIEHFAAHLEMFSLIEIDEYIQSFMENIVKSTDEIVKAMELLARKKLVEMRDHAVQIKEYERICDEVHRTSIKQLFIREKDPILIIQYKDIYEQLEDIADHCQDVANTIETIIMRNA, encoded by the coding sequence ATGTTCAGTCCAAGAAAACCCGATCCTTTTTTTACAGCTCTTTTGACGATTGCCCAGCACGTTCGGGATGCAGTGCATTACGCCCACGATTTCAAGGTGCACTCGGTCGCAGATCTAAAAGAAGTGACGGTCAAATTAAAAGAATATGAAACGGAAGGCGATGACCTGATCCACGATCTGATCGCCAAGTTGAATAAGTCATTCATGACACCAATCGAGCGAGAGGATATCCTGCAACTTTCCATTAAAATGGATGACATTTTGGATGGCATTGAGCATTTTGCTGCCCATTTGGAAATGTTCTCCCTAATCGAAATTGATGAGTACATCCAAAGCTTCATGGAAAACATCGTGAAAAGTACGGATGAAATCGTCAAAGCGATGGAATTATTAGCGCGGAAGAAATTGGTCGAAATGCGGGACCATGCCGTTCAGATCAAAGAATATGAACGGATTTGCGACGAAGTGCATCGGACATCCATCAAACAACTCTTCATCCGGGAAAAAGACCCGATCCTCATCATCCAGTACAAAGATATTTATGAGCAGTTGGAAGATATAGCTGACCATTGCCAAGACGTAGCCAACACAATCGAAACAATCATCATGCGTAACGCCTAA